In Anoplopoma fimbria isolate UVic2021 breed Golden Eagle Sablefish chromosome 15, Afim_UVic_2022, whole genome shotgun sequence, the genomic window AGGTAAACAAAGATGTTCCTCCAAGAACATTTATACTGAGACGGTtaagatacaaaaacaaatgtgtatgtCTTGTGAAAGCCAGCCAGCGTTAAATCtactgaaaacataaatatctttttgtttgCCAACCCTCCGCTTCTCAACTTCAGTGTGGAAACAGACGTGTTGGGATATTTATAGATCTGCACACAGCACATGCAGTGTAAGTGTCTTCTGATGTGTAATGTAACCTGTTGAGTCTGGTCATTTGAGTCGTACGGTGCTCTACATGTTTTATGCCCCCACATCCTCACCCCGGTCCGGCTACACCCTCCGCCTCCATCACACAGACCTGCAGCAGTGTTTCAGTCTGACATGATGGAGGTTATGGAGTAACTTGTTACAGTAGCAGGTGTAACAGGTTTCACATTTAACTGGTGCACATCTGGGACTTCATCAGCAGTCTGCAGAAATACAGCCACACAACTCCTCTGTCATTTCCTCAGGAGAGGCACCACACAGATAGTATGTATTACTGTGTTATGGTATTGTTATTATGTGCAGGTAACATCTAGGTTCATGCTTTCTAACACttgtgacttctggtgactagtagttctcctgaatacctatgttgaatacacttattgtaagtcattttggataaaagcgtctgctaaatgactgtaatgtaaaacagCCTCCAGCTGTTGAATGGAGAGGTGCATGAGATGGTCAGTATTTCAAAAAGGCTCAATCATTAATGAAGAATTGTCCATTTTAAAAGGTAACTCTACTCtgacaacatgaaagcatggtttgaaattataataatgtgtttaCGAAGAATATGTTTCcagatcagttttttttttgttgaaaatatataataaactttAGCAGACCTTCTCAACAAATTTGGGATTCACACTTTTATATTGTAAGGCTTTGCTGAATAAGTTTCTTAAATGTTTATTCACATTTGTGGTTAATTATTTGTGTGGGTGAGGACTGCTTTGTGTTGTTCTCAGGTGTCTCTTGCAAAAGAGATCTTGATCTTAATGAGActttgtgaataaataaataaataaataaagcataactTACTAATACTCCTATATTGTGAGTGACTGTGCAGTTGTCACAGTAAAGAAACTGAATAATGCAAAGGATAGCTAAAGGATTAATATGTAGCTGAATGTCCACTCTCATTTATCCATTATTCAGAATTTAGACTACGCTATGTTCTCCATTCAATTATTCATCATCTCTATTGGGGTTTGAGAGGGCAGTACTGTGGTGTGTTTAACACTGCGGTTCATGATGATTCAGGTTCGGTGAGGCTGGAGGGCTGGATGCGGTCGACATGGTGAAGAATGTTCCGGAAAGTCAAAAAGcgccacagcagcagcagctcgcAAAGCAGTGAAATCAGCACCAAAAGCAAAGTAAGCAAACAACACGTACACACAATCATTAATGTTATGATAGAGCTATTTTCTCCTTGTTGAGCCAACACCGTCTCCTGTCTCTGACTCCATGTAGTCTGTGGACTCCAGTTTAGGAGGGCTCTCCAGATCCAGCACCGTTGCCAGCCTCGATACAGACTCCACCAAGAGCTCAGGTCAGTCAACTAGCACATGGAAGTCGACAATTTTCTGCTTCTTGTCTTTACTAACTGATTATTTGATGTTTGCCCTTTGAAGGAAACAGCACATCTGAAACATGTGCCGAGTTCCGGGTGAAGTATGTGGGAGCCATCGAGAAGTTACAGTTTGACATGAGCAAGACCCTCCAGGAGCCTCTGGACCTCATCAACTATATTGATGCCACCCAGGTAAGAAGCTGCAGGGGCACACTTCAAGTACGCTTCCAGCAGTCAATATCAAATCATTCATTTATGAAGACGCTATAAATATTTCACAGCAAAATGGAAAGCTGCCCTTCGTGCCTGGAGACGAAGAGATGATTCTGGGAGTGTCAAAGTACGGAGTCAAGGTGGCCTCGCTGGACCAGTGTGTGAGTAGAAAAGCGATTGAAAAAGTGATATACTGTACTTCATCAGTGCCTATTGATCAGACTGCAGTATTGCTTGGTCATCAATACAGCCAAACAGCATAGTTATGAACTCAGCACCAATTTATAGTTTTGACATGGTTCTTCACAAAGCTGCTGACTCAAGTATTTCAGCAATTCCCCTGATGTTTGTAGTAAATCACTGGTATAATTCTACActaaaagattacattttttaaacagattgACCTCTTAAACCACCTTGATCGGTGATGGTTATGTAATacaaatgaagaagaaatgtaTGCTTAAGTACTTTTGATTATACTTCTGTTCCAGGACGTGCTGCACCGCCACCCGTTGTACCTGATCGTGCGCATGCTGTGTTACGATGACGGCCTGGGTGCAGGGAAGAACCTCCTGGCTCTCAAAACCACTGATGCAGAGCAAGAGGAGTGCAGCATCTGGGTGTACCAGTGCAGCAGCTCGGTGAGTGGGATAAAGTATCAAATGAAACAGTTTTCTGGGTTTGAGGTTATTTCCTTACATGTGATATGTCACCTGTCTGAACAGGAGCAGGCTCAGTCCATCTGCAAAGTGCTGTCGGCTTCCTTTGACTGCGCTCTGACATCAGTCAAAtcctgagagcagagagaaggatGGGAGCTGAGATCTGTCAATAATAGAAATGAAACAActgcaaaaacagcaacagcaaatcAGATTGCCAAATAATTGCAACcatttcccttttctttaactttgttttgttttctttaggaGAGATTAACTGGAAGACAAATCCTGTGTGTTTTCCATGTAAGTTTGCAGGAAAGCCTTTTGTATTAATAGCAGAGTCACGTCACGCTCAGTTTGTTATACATATTATCCCCTTCCCATCAGGTGAGACAGAACTACTATGAATTTGTCTGAATTATTTCCTTTGAATTGGTTTCTTTACCTCACATGCTCTTTTGACCTTTCACATAAAGTAAAGAGCAAAACtcgaaagtaaaagaaaaaaggaaattgttGCACTTTTAACACATTGGAACACAGTTCCCAATGTACATTAACCATATTTAAGGCAAACAATGGTAGAAAATGGTACATAATGTTGTAACCCATCACCTCCAGCTGTGTCAGCATGTGTTAATTCATGGGGGACATTCACCAGTGGAgaaactacagtaccagtcaaaagtgtggacacaccttctcattcaatcgtttttctttatttttatttttatttttttctacattgtagattaatattgaagacatccaaactatgaaggaacacatatggaattatgtggtaaacaaacaaatgctcaactaaccagaatatgttttatattttacattcttcaaagtagttgaatgagaaggtgtgtccaaacttttgactggtactgtatacggTACAcaaatttcacaatattttgTTCTCTTCATGTGGAAACTATTCAGATCCCTTGTTAAGTTTAGATatccttttgtgtgttttgttgtgtttttcacagaaaacagtaTTGGTACAATAGCAGTCACTTTTTGGACTCAAAGGTACATTATTCAAAGATGCCTTGACTGTGTGAGAGGAgacttacttttttattttatttaagggATTTACTCATTTCTAATGAAGGTTTTGACTTGTTTTGTatcttgttttaaatttgtttatACTGTACTGTTTCTTGGTACCAAGCATTTGAAGTGTTTTCTGATTAGTTTACTCCTTGTTTTTATGTAGTGATTAAATTGCGTTAAATCTATTCACTTGCTGAAAccacataaataatataaagctttagaaacacaaataagatttctgaggaaaaacatgtttacaataGTGGTACTTACATGACTTCACCTTGAACATAATAATAGCCCATTCTCTATTTTCTGTCTTCCTTTGAACATGGCCCTGTTAAGATTGTgttgaaaatgttacatttaataatTAGATCTAATTGCGACAAGTTGACTGATTAAAgtgtaatttctttttttatttcagtgtcttTACTTTAgagtctgttttttaaatgctttgtcttttaattatCAATCCCTGCAGTTTTTGTGTGAGTTATattgctaataataataatgatattaattcctccaaatatcacaatatacatttttacactgCAGCGCTCTCTGAAACTTGGATGCTAACACATTGAAACATTCCCCATCAGAGGGAGCTCTTGACACATCACAGGATCACAAACTCCTTCACACTCTTAAGAAACAGACAAAGgccttgttttatttcatcttttattattcCAGTTTCATTTTCCCATTTGCTTTCACAATAAAGTTAAGAGTTGATGCAGTAATCCACAGACGGTTAATGagaatgaattacatttattgtcccagtgtgtgtgtgtgtgtgtgtgtgtgtggacttgtgatttcagcacacacaaacacaggtccAGCTGAGGTTGTATCTGTGACTGCTCATCACCACAGACcattaaaagacatttagtGCCCCGGTTAACTCTtctttttacatata contains:
- the itgb1bp1 gene encoding integrin beta-1-binding protein 1 is translated as MFRKVKKRHSSSSSQSSEISTKSKSVDSSLGGLSRSSTVASLDTDSTKSSGNSTSETCAEFRVKYVGAIEKLQFDMSKTLQEPLDLINYIDATQQNGKLPFVPGDEEMILGVSKYGVKVASLDQCDVLHRHPLYLIVRMLCYDDGLGAGKNLLALKTTDAEQEECSIWVYQCSSSEQAQSICKVLSASFDCALTSVKS